From Salipiger profundus, a single genomic window includes:
- a CDS encoding LysR family transcriptional regulator yields the protein MIELRQLHQLIAIAEFRSLRAAAEALDVQQSTLSRTVRAIEDELGAILLDRRHSGVELTEAGQAFLREAKSAIELLERAQRHARLAGRGKTGSLTIGIQTSLGTGFLKELLRRYATAHPQVLLSAVDGATREHVRLVAAGSLDIAFVTDCEIPANCDHAQLWQEEVFVVTSKTHALSGMPAVSWSSMRHERVLVTVAAPGPEVETFIRSVLAVEDDCGFKVDRIDATQEMLLDLVALNQGITVAVSSWQRPDDRELSYLPVNEPKNSVAFNAIWNRANGNPALRRLITAAHICAGRHRRGTSDWLSAQHSIGQDGMSGQRVAMPSKGISRDG from the coding sequence ATGATTGAACTGCGTCAACTACACCAATTGATCGCTATCGCCGAGTTTCGGAGCCTGCGCGCCGCCGCCGAAGCTCTGGATGTACAACAATCGACGCTAAGCCGCACCGTCCGCGCCATCGAGGATGAGCTCGGCGCGATACTTCTGGACAGGCGCCATAGCGGCGTCGAGCTCACTGAGGCCGGCCAGGCTTTCCTTCGCGAAGCCAAATCGGCGATCGAACTGCTCGAACGTGCGCAGCGACATGCCAGGCTTGCAGGTCGAGGAAAAACTGGAAGTCTGACGATCGGAATTCAGACCTCGTTGGGCACCGGCTTCCTCAAGGAACTACTCAGGCGATACGCGACCGCCCATCCCCAGGTTCTGCTCAGCGCAGTCGACGGCGCAACGAGAGAACATGTCAGGCTCGTCGCGGCGGGCTCTCTGGACATCGCCTTCGTGACCGATTGCGAGATCCCGGCGAACTGTGATCACGCACAGCTGTGGCAGGAAGAAGTCTTCGTTGTCACCTCGAAGACCCATGCACTGTCTGGCATGCCCGCTGTCAGTTGGTCCTCGATGCGGCACGAACGGGTCCTAGTAACCGTCGCCGCGCCAGGTCCCGAGGTCGAAACCTTTATTCGCAGCGTTCTGGCGGTCGAAGATGATTGCGGCTTCAAGGTCGATCGGATCGATGCGACCCAGGAGATGCTTCTGGATCTGGTCGCCCTGAACCAGGGCATTACGGTCGCCGTCTCCTCCTGGCAGCGACCGGATGATCGGGAACTTTCCTATCTTCCCGTGAACGAGCCCAAAAACAGCGTGGCTTTCAATGCAATCTGGAATCGAGCGAACGGCAATCCGGCGCTCCGGCGGCTCATAACTGCCGCACATATCTGCGCCGGACGGCACCGCCGCGGCACGTCCGACTGGCTGTCAGCGCAACACTCCATCGGTCAGGACGGCATGTCGGGCCAACGAGTTGCCATGCCCTCCAAA
- a CDS encoding LysE family translocator: MPIDIWLIYIATVLALMSTPGPSQMLMLSNSAINGLPRAWFTAAGDLTANLFQMLAAGLGLATVIATSAEALTVVKWAGTLYLLWIGLRTLRRSMKPISHSASRRASLRTLWLQGFVTSTANPKAVVFFAALFPQFIDPALPFWPQFLVLSATYIAMDGAFLTGYGAGAHWLSQRLKGEARRWLDRIGGSCMILAAVLLGMKNAASR, translated from the coding sequence ATGCCTATCGATATCTGGCTCATCTACATCGCAACCGTGCTCGCTCTGATGAGTACGCCTGGCCCCAGCCAGATGCTGATGCTGTCAAACAGCGCCATCAATGGCTTGCCGCGGGCCTGGTTCACCGCTGCAGGAGATTTGACAGCGAACCTGTTTCAGATGCTTGCCGCCGGCCTGGGGCTGGCGACCGTTATCGCTACCTCCGCCGAGGCGCTGACCGTCGTAAAATGGGCCGGCACCCTCTATCTCCTGTGGATCGGCCTGCGTACGCTTCGGCGATCCATGAAGCCCATATCGCACTCCGCTTCTCGACGGGCCTCTCTTCGGACCCTTTGGCTGCAAGGCTTCGTGACTTCGACGGCCAACCCCAAGGCCGTAGTCTTCTTCGCCGCGCTGTTTCCCCAGTTCATTGATCCGGCGCTGCCGTTCTGGCCGCAGTTTCTGGTTCTGTCGGCCACCTACATCGCAATGGACGGAGCGTTCCTGACCGGATACGGGGCTGGCGCGCATTGGCTCTCCCAACGGCTGAAGGGTGAGGCCCGTCGTTGGCTGGACCGGATCGGAGGCAGCTGCATGATCCTGGCAGCGGTTCTCCTGGGGATGAAGAACGCCGCCAGCCGGTAA